From the Penaeus vannamei isolate JL-2024 chromosome 37, ASM4276789v1, whole genome shotgun sequence genome, the window actgatagataaatgaatgaataagtgaactgatagataaatgaatgaataagtgaactgatagataaatgaatgaataagtgaactgatagataaatgaatgaataagtgaactgatagataaatgaatgaataagtgaactgatagataaatgaatgaataagtgaactgatagataaatgaatgaataagtgaactgatagataaatgaatgaataagtgaactgatagataaatgaatgaataagtgaactgatagataaatgaatgaataagtgaactgatagctaaatgaatgaataagtgaactgatagataaatgaatgaataagtgaactgatagataaatgaatgaataagtgaattgatagataaatgaatgaataagtgaactgatagataaatgaatgaataagtgaactgatagataaatgaatgaataagtgaactgatagataaatgaatgaataagtgaactgatagataaatgaatgaataagtgaactgatagataaatgaatgaataagtgaactgatagataaatgaatgaataagtgaactgatagataaatgaatgaataagtgaattgatagataaatgaatgaataagtgaactgatagataaatgaatgaataagtgaactgatagataaatgaatgaataagtgaactgatagataaatgaatgaataagtgaactgatagataaatgaatgaataagtgaactgatagataaatgaatgaataagtgaactgatagataaatgaatgaataagtgaactgatagataaatgaatgaataagtgaactgatagataaatgaatgaataagtgaactgatagataaatgaatgaataagtgaactgatagataaatgaatgaataagtgaactgatagataaatgaatgaataagtgaactgatagataaatgaatgaataagtgaagtgatagataaatgaatgaataagtgaactgatagataaatgaatgaataagtgaactgatagataaatgaatgaataagtgaactaatagataaatgaatgaataagtgaattgatagataaatgaatgaataagtgaagtgatagataaatgaatgaataagtgaattgatagataaatgaatgaataagtgaactgatagataaatgaagtgatagatagatgaataaagaattaCATTtctagataggtaagtaggtaagtgaattgatagatagatgaattgatgataagtaaattgataagtaaagtaatagatagatgaataaataaatgcattggtacatagatgaatagatgagggaattaatagatagatgaatagatgagagagttaacagatagatgaagagataaggGAATGAATGGACAGAGGaatgaatcaataaatagaaaaattaacgaattaatagataaagaaatagacgaagagctgacacaaacacacaaataaatggaataagtagatgaatagatcaATTTCAGCGACTCAGAATGGACGGCCGCCCACAGACCAGCCCACGGACATTCCGCCCCGCCCCACCGCCCACGCCCAGTAAAGAGGTCCTCTTGCTGGCGAGCGAAGGCGACGCAGAGGGCGTGAAGAGGCtggcggaggagggggcggacTTGGAGgcgatgggcgtgcgggcggacgagagaggtaagggagggaggggacgggagagaaagagaggaagtgatggaagagagggggtgggtgagggagggaaaggagagagagagagagagagagagagagagagagagagagagagagagagagagagagagagagagagagagagagagagagagagagagagagagcgagagcgagacaggagagggagggaaagagaaagagaaagagaaagagagagagagagagagagagagagagagagagagagagagagagaaagagaaagagaaagagagagagagagagagagagagagagagagagagagagagagagagagagagagagagagagagagagagagagagagagagagagagagagagagagagaggaagagagagagggagagagaggagagagaggagagagagagagggagagatagagcgagagagggaaggagagagagagagagagagagagagagagagagagagagagagagagagagagagagagagagagagagatagagaggagggagagagggagagagagagagagagagagagagagagagagagagaggagggagagccctGACCTTCAGACATCGCGTGACGAATTTTCTCAAAAGGTGTTTCTCCTCAGGGCTGCGGGCGCTCCACctggcggcgcgggcgggcgacGCGGCCGTGGCCAGGGCGCTCGTGGAGGGCGGCGCCGATGTTCACGCCGAGGGGCCCGGAGGTAAGCCTCGGGCTGcgttttcattcacacacacacacacacacacacacacacacacacacacacacacacacacacacacacacacaaatatagatatatatatatatatttacctatatatatatatatatatattcatacatatatatatacttatatatatatatatatatatatatgtgtgtgtgtgtgtgtgtgatatatgtgcgtgtgtgtgtgtgtgtgtgtgtgtgtgtgtgtgtgtgtgtgtgtgtgtgtgtgtgtatgcatatatagatagattgatagatagacagatagatatagatatgaacataaATCGTCTTTCTAGGCTTCCGCTCCATCCACTACGCCGCGAGTTGTGGCAACGTCGAGATCCTGAAGCTGCTGCAGGAGGCGCGGTGCGACCTGAAGGCGACCACGGCGGAGGGACTCACAGCCCTCCACCTGGCGGCAGAAAAGGGCCACCTCAGGGCCACCGAATGGCTGGTCGCCTGCGCTGGACTCGACGCAACGAGGGCCACGCAAGCAGGCGTCTCCGTGCTGGACTTGGCTCAGCAGAGTGCCAAGGCGAGCGTCGTGGCCTACGTGCAGGATGTAAGTAATGGagggctgctctctctctctctctctctctctctctcgctctctctctctcgctctctctctctctctcgctctctcgctctctctcgctctctctctctctctctctctctctctctctctctctctctctctctctctctctctctctctctctcgcttgatcgcccgcttggtctctctctctctctgtctcgctctctctctctctctctctgtctctcgctctctctctctcgctctctctctctctctcgctctctctctctcgctctctcgctctctctcgctctctctctctctctctctctctctctctctctctctctctctctctctctctctctctctctctctctctctttcgctgcttctctctctctctctctcgctctctctctctctctctctctctctctctctctctctctctctctctctctctctctctctctctctctcgctcacgctcgctcgctctgatctctttctttttctctctgtctggctgtctgtctggctcagtctctctctctctctctcgctcgctcgctcgctcgctctctttctctttctctctctctctctctctctctcctccgcccctctcccctctctctctcactcaccactcactctctctctctctctctccctcttctctctctctctctctctctctctctctctctctctctctctctctctctctctctctcactcagtcactcactcactcactcactcattctctctctctcttctctcttctctctctctctctctctctctctctctcccactcaccaccaccactcaccactcactctctctctctctctctctctctccctcctccctccctcccccactcaccactcactcaccaccactcactcactcactcctctctctctctctctctctctctctctctctctctctctctctctctctctctctctctctctctctctctctctctctctctctctctctctctctctctctctttccacgcacacacaactataaagaaagagggagagaacctgGGCTCACGATCTCAAGGGAAAGGCAGTTGCATACGTCAATGAGTTTGTACTGATATACTGACACGTCTAAAGCAGAAGgtaatcatcatatatatatatatatatatatatatatatatatatatatatatatatatatatatatatatatatatatatatatatatatatatatatatatatatacataatatatacataatatatacataatataaataatataacaataatataatataatataataataatatatacatatattatataatatatacatataatataataataataatataatataataataacatatacatatattatataatatatacatataatataataataatgatataatataataataatatatacataaactgtaCTCTTCCAGTGCCTGCAAACGGCAGCTGAACGCGAcaagcgaaaagaggaagagaaaggaaacaagcgaaaaaaggaagagaaaggaaacgagcgaaaaagggaagagaaaggaaacgagcgaaaaaaggaagagaaaggaaacgagcgaaaaaaggaagagaaaggaaacgagcgaaaaaaggaagagaaaggaaacgagcgaaaaaaggaagagaaaggaaacaagcgaaaaaaggaagagaaaggaaacaagctaaaaaaggaagagaaaggaaacgagcgaaaagaggaagagaaaggaaacaagcgaaaagaggaagagaaaggaaacaatcgaaaagaggaagagaaaggaaacgagcgaaaaaaggaagagaaaggaaacgagcgaaaaaaggaagagaaaggaaacaagcgaaaagaggaagagaaaggaatcaagcgaaaaaaggaacagaaaggaaacaagcgaaaagaggaagagaaaggaaacaagcgaaaaaaggaagagaaaggaaacgggcgaaaaaaggaagagaaaggaaacaagcgaaaagaggaagagaaaggaaacgagcgaaaagaggaagagaaaggaaacaagcgaaaaaaggaagagaaaggaaacgagcgaaaagaggaagagaaaggaaacgagcgaaaaaaggaagagaaaggaaacaagcgaaaagaggaagagaaaggaaacgagcgaaaaaaggaagagaaaggaaacaagcgaaaagaggaagagaaaggaaacgagcgaaaagaggaagagaaaggaaacaagcaaaataaggaggagaaaggaaacaagcgaaaagaggaagagaaaggaaacaagcgaaaagaggaagagaaaggaaacgagcgaaaaaaggaagagaaaggaaacgagcgaaaaggggaagagaaaggaaacaagcgaaaagaggaagagaaaggaaacgagcgaaaagaggaagagaaaggaaacaagcaaaataaggaagagaaaggaaacgagcgaaaagaggaagagaaaggaaacgagcgaaaaaaggaagagaaaggaaacaagcgaaaaaaggaagagaaaggaaacgagcgaaaaaaggaagagaaaggaaacgagcgaaaagaggaagagaaaggaaacgagcgaaaagaggaagagaaaggaaacaatcgaaaagaggaagagaaaggaaacgagcgaaaagaggaagagaaaggaaacaagcgaaaagaggaagagaaaggaaacgagcgaaaagaggaagagaaaggaaacaagcaaaataaggaggagaaaggaaacaagcgaaagaaggagaaaggaaacgagcgaaaagaggaagagaaaggaaacaatcgaaaagaggaagagaaaggaaacgagcgaaaagaggaagagaaaggaaacaagcgaaaagaggaagagaaaggaaacaagcgaaaagaggaagagaaaggaaacgagcgaaaagaggaagagaagggaaacgagcgaaaagaggaagagaaaggaaacgagcgaaaagaggaagagaaaggaaacaagcaaaataaggaagaaaaaggaaacgagcgaaaaaaggaagagaaacgaaacaatcgaaaagaggaagagaaaggaaacgagcgaaaaaaggaagagaaaggaaacaagcgaaaaaaggaagagaaaggaaacaagcgaaaagaggaagagaaaggaaacgagcgaaaaaaggaagagaaaggaaacaagcgaaaaaaggaagagaaaggaaacaagcgaaaagaggaagagaaaggaaacaagcgaaaagaggaagagaaaggaaacgagcgaaaagaggaagagaaaggaaacgagcgaaaagaggaagagaaaggaaacaagcaaaataaggaggagaaaggaaacgagcgaaaaaaggaagagaaaggaaacgagcgaaagaaggaagagaaaggaaacaagcgaaaaaaggaagagaaaggaaacgagcgaAAGGAATTAGGAACACCTGACTTGAATTCACAGGTTAGTGTTGAGTTGAGGTTCCGTCATGAGGTCCCATTGGTTATGTGGTTTTAATGATCATTTTCCTGCATGCTGATTGTGGGAAATGTGTGCAATGAGTTCGACTGCAGAGTACGAGCAGTTTTGAAAGGAATTTCACatcacctctctcacctctctctctctctctctctctctctctctctctctctctctctctctctctctctctatctatctatctatctatctatctatctatctatctctctctctctctctctctctctctctctctctctttatttatttattttactatctatctcttccctctctctctctctctctatttatctaaacatctatctcttctctctctctccctccctccctccctttctctctctctctctctctctctctctctctctctctctctctctctctctctctctctctctctctctctctctctctctctctctctatctatctatctatctatctatctatctatctctctctctctctctctctctctctcttatttatttattttactatctatctcttcctctctctctctctctctctctctctctatttatctaaacatctatctcttcctctctctctctccctccctctccctttctctctctctctctctctctctctctctctctctctctctctctctctctctctctctctctctctctccctctctctctctctctctctctctctctctctctctctctctctctctctctctctctctctctctctctctctctctctctctctctctctctctctctctctctcttcctctctctctctctctcttctctctctctctctctctctctctctctctctctctctctctctctctctctctctctctctctctctctctctctctctctctctctttatttatcttactattctatctattcctctctctctctctctctctctctctctctctctctctctctctctctctctctctctctctctctctctctctctctctctctttctctctctctctctctctctctctctctctctctctctctctctctctctctctctctctctctctctctctctctctctctttttaattttattttttcttactatctatctcttcctctctctctctctctctctctcgctctctctctctctctctctctctctctctctctctctctctctctctctctctctctctctctctctctctttatttatcttactatctatctcttcctctctctctctctctctctctctttatttatcttactatctatctcttcctctctctctctctctctctctctctctctctctctctctctctctctctctctctctctctctctctctctctctctctctctctctctctctctctctctctcgctcgctctagctctcgcctctcgctctctctctctctctatttatctaactatctatctcttcctctctcccccccccctctctctctctctctctctctctctctctctctctctctctctctctctctctctctctctctctctctctctctctctctctctctctcgctctctctcgctctctgtctctctatttatctaactatctatctcttcctctctctctcccttcctcttcctctctctctctttatctctccctctttctctctctctcttgctctctccctctctctcacactctctctctctctctctctctctctctctctcactctctctctctctctctctctctctctctctctccctctctttctctctctctctctctctctctccctctccctcccttcctccctctctctctctctctctctccctctctctctctctctctctctctctctctctctctctctgtctctctctctctctctctctctctctctctctctctctttctttctctttctctttctctttctctttctctccctctctcccttctctctctctctctctctctctctctctctctctctctctctctctctctctctctctctctctctctctctctctctctctctctctctctctccattccgtcCATCACTCTGCCAAATGTCCAAAACCCATTCACCCCACGCAGATCCTGTCCATGTCAAGCAAGGGGGATGTAGAGGGCGTGAAGAGGCTGGCGAATGCAGGAGTGCATCTGGAGACGGCGAGCTCCCTTCCAGCTGAAAAAGGTGGCCGTTTTTCCGTTGTTCCTAAATAGCCTTCTCTATCTTGGTTGATCAAGCACGTGCAAATCATCCTATCACTGTGTTGTTGATGACTAAGACCACTCTAATGCACGTTTCACATTACTTATCTTCTCTGATATATTTGGGTCTGTTGCCgaaagaaatgtatatgtatacatagatagatatagatatatgcaattgctttgaatctctctctctctgatccacAAACTtcttaaatattcataaaaaaactcAAGCATTTCTCAAAAGGATTCCGAGCCGTCCACTACGCATCCAGGGGCGGCCACGTCGAGTTGCTGAAGGTCCTGCAGGAGCTGGAGGTCAACCTCAGGGCCCTGACGGACGAAGGGGACACGGCGCTCCACGTGGCGTCCGGCTATGGCAACTTGGCCGCCGTCAAGTGGCTGGTGGAACAAGGGGGTTTCAACGGCGACGCGCTCTTGACGGGGAAGGGCTCGGCGCTGGAGGTAGCCAGAGATGCGCGAGACAAGGGAATTGTAAAATATCTAGTGCATGTCAGTAACAGGGTTCTGGAAATGTGAACGAGTGTGtttttcattactattcattCAAAATTCCATTCATACATTCTTGCCGTCTTCACTGTGTATAATCTTACCCTATTAAGTTAGTAGTTTTGGTGTTTGCGCATGATTAatagttttatttcgtttttcttttggtTCGAGGATTgacttcatcttttatttatttatttttttatcttttatctaatcCATAATTCATCAAAATTATTCCATGGTAAGAAATATCCCAATTCATGTAAATATTCATTTTATCTGATCAATTTATTTCAGCCATTCTTGTTTCCACTTCCAGTTCCAGTTGGTTAGTGCTCTGCTCACGGGAGATGTGAAGACGCTCGAACAGATGGCAAAAGATGGTGTTAATCTTGATCCCGCTTATATATACAACAAAGGCCATGGTAGTaacactattttttcttctcacccAAACCCCcgctatgtctctccctctctctctctctctctctctctgtctctctctctctctctctctctctctctctctctctctctctctctctctctctctctctctctctctgtctgtctctctctcccgatctcactccttccttcccttctcttcacctctcgtCATTCCAGGCAGTCATCTGTTTTAAACACCCATGGGCTGGATCAAGCAAGCCGTGGGTTAGAtgaactcccccctctctctctctctctttctctcccttgctctttctctctctctctcactcccccgttttccgtctctccccccccctctccctctccaactgaGTCTTCAAAGTATAACGTATTGAAAATTTCACTAAAAGTAACCCTTTGGTCACAGGCAACCCATGTAAAACTCCATAACAGTAAGCAACCAAGAACAAGTGATAACATCGACCCACGCCCTTCTGCGCAGGCTTCCGGTCCGTCCACTACGCAGCCAAGGGCGGTCACCTCAGTGTCCTCAAGATGCTGCAGAGGAAGAAATGCAAACTGAAAGCCACGACGCCCGAGGGCCTCACCGCCCTCCACATCGCCGCCGAGAACGGCCACTTGGCAGCCACCAAGTGGCTGATCGGCTTCGCCGGCCTGGACGTCGCCTGCGTCTCGAGGGCTGGGCTTACGGCGGCGGACctggcggcgcgggcggggagcGCGGACGTGGTCGCCTACTTGCAGGACGTGAGTGCGGGCGGCGCAGTGGAGGCAGAGTGGTCACGGCACATGGCGTGTgtgaacacgcacacagacatacacttacacacacatacatgcagcaatatatatgtatgcatatgttcctCCGTTTCTTTGCATTTcttaattcctctttccctttactaGCACGACGTTTTAAAAGCCCTGCTGGACGGAGACACTCAGGTAGTCAGAGGAGCGCTACAGACAGGCACCGACGTCGACAAACTGTGCATGGAGAAGAACATTAAAGGTAAACACTGAACCTGCAATGGAGGCAAAGTGAAAAACGACCAAAGGCGATGATCTCGTGACCCATTTGCGTCCTCCCAATAACCTCCCGTTGTCATCTacaatatattctttttatttacacTAGATACATCATCCTTGTATGCATATTCTTATCGTCTATTTATTGTTACATTTCTCGATTCATGAACacatttatccttttcttattatgTACCATATTCTTAGGTTATTcacttattttcatatatcttttcatcaactattttctttatttattgttatctaattatcattaaatGCTTGATTATTGCATTCTATTCTACTATATTACTTGCATTACCAATTTCTCTGCATTATGAACCTGGGAttatccatacacacactcatatatacacacacactcacatatacatatacacgtctgAAGGTTTCTCCCCAGTTACGTCCGAAATCCTTCTCTCTTTACGTCTGAAGGTCCCTCTGCCTTTATCCTGAAGATCCTCCTTTACATCAGAAGGCGCGACCCCGTTTGTGTCTGAGGATCTTCACATGGCAAAGATCTCCAGACTTAAAACAGAACTTCTGAGTGACAGTGTCAAACGCCTCAGGGTTTCAGGCTGTCCACTACGCCGCCAAGGGAGGCCAGGTTCCCATCCTTGAAATCCTGAAGGAGAGCAATTGCAACCTAAAGGGTGTAACTAACGAGGGACTCTCGGCCCTGCACTACGCCGTCAGATACGACCAACTGGACGCCGTGAAGTggctggtggaggagggggagctggACGTCTCCTGCACGAGTAAGAAGGGGTCCTCCGCCTTGGACTTCGCAAGGGACAAGAAGAAGCAGGAAATCGCTGCTTATCTCGAGAGTGTGAGTGATGGGACTCCATGCCAGGCATTTTGGGGCATTTcctgattttttccttcttcatgaaggccttctcattctccttctctcactcactttctctctgccttctctttctccttctttctctcactttctctctgtcttctctttctccttctctctctctcttactttctctctgtttttgtttccgtctctcatataaatggtaaaaaaaaaaaaaaacaccacaataCCCTACaaacatcacaataataataataacaataataaatctacaatgataatgataccaatgatgctggtggtaattatgataatgatggtatttataGAGATGatagaatattgatgatgatactaattatagcgaagatggtgataataatgacgatggtaatattataaaaaaaagtatcgGTTTATCGTAAGTTTTTCGCTGCAGCTAATTCAAACCAAAGAGGGTATTGGTCGAAGAGGCAGAGGTCGTTCGAAGCGCAAGAAAGAGAAGGTTAAAGGCGTGAAGACTCAGGAAACGACCAGTGAACTGAACTCTGAGGTACGACAGACAGCTGCGGGGAAAGGAAACGACAAATTACCTGATAGTTTGTGGAtcgttgttatttgttttattttcgtgaGAATGGAGATGAGGACCATCATTTCTTGAATACTTTTTGTTGGAATTACTAAAATGGAATTCCAAACATGGAcacaactaaatatatatacatatacatacatatatatatatatatatatatatatatatatatatatatatatatatatggatacaacaaatatatatatatatatatatatatatatatatatatatatatatatatagatagatagatagatagatagatagatagatagatagatagatagatgcaacaatatatatatatatatatggatacaacaatatatatatatataaatataaggatacaacaatatatatacatatatatacatatatatatacatatatatatgggtacaacaatatatatgtatatacatatatggatacaacaatatatatatatatatatatatatatatatatatatatcgaatcgcTAGCAGCGCCTAACTGACCAATAGGTCCCCACTAGCAAATTCTGGTTCGTTGAACAGCCCGGCTATTAGGGCATGTTTCTATCATTGCCCGAGTATCTTACCTTCTGTGGGAGTGTACTGTACACTCACTACCACACCCacatacgtaagtgtgtgtggaaGCTTGTTCTAAATAATGGGGAGTGATATCAATGGGAATAGGAAACCCTGCAATTCATTAATTCAGATAGGTCGatttgaaatagaaatagaaatcgtAAACATAAGGCATAAAATGTTCATAGATCCTGTTGATGGCGCGGATGGGAGACGCGGAGGGTGTAAAGAGGCTGGCGGAGGAAGGCGCGAACATGGAAGTGAAAAATCTGCGAGCGAGCGATCGAGGTGGGTCAGCTGTGGTCTCTTTGGTGCACGTATGCATGtaagcatttatttatatgtatacaaacacacacacacacacacacacacacacacacagacacacacacacacacacacacacacatatatatatatatatatatatatatatatatatatatatatatatatatatatatatatatatgtttatatgtatatatatatatatatatatatatatatatatatatatatatatatatatatatacatacatatatatatatatatatatatatatatatatatgaatatatatatatatatatatatatatatatatatatatatatacatatataatgtatacacatacatatgcatacacacacacacacacacacacacacacacacacacacacacacacacacacacacacacacacacacacacacacacacacatatatatatatatatatatatatatatatatatatatatat encodes:
- the LOC113822375 gene encoding uncharacterized protein isoform X1, whose translation is MTSTDVPTGYGPRSWPCFKDNEDRTTMEQKKWTPSTIRQQKKIGEEADDEKAKKVPKARHAKVRTLLHFAVERGRISTITTLLQQGADIDESDHNGRTALLVAADKGDAEVLEALLEAGADVAAGDNQGMCAVHLAAAAGNVEALALLKARACDLRVGDGQGRSPLHVAAERGQVSAVQWLLKEGVPVGAADGRSRTPLDAARALGHEDVVAVLEEALQLPRQSQEDAKDAEDTAGDAEESLPSTDRKKDTEASEVLTLHGDEVEAADLCPLHQYVLAGDAEAAQELIDGGANIHEKGPAGRSAVHIAAEKGHLDVLKVLIEAGCEVTVGDSKGRQPIHLAALGGHAALLQVLHDNSASLQNYDRKGMRAIHFAAAGGSEVTLDLLLQLKCDLDLVDAENRTPLHLAVLQGQRGAVEWLLTKRATADKKDVRNQTPLDLARALGRREIEELLGRRGRRAPRLRMDGRPQTSPRTFRPAPPPTPSKEVLLLASEGDAEGVKRLAEEGADLEAMGVRADERGLRALHLAARAGDAAVARALVEGGADVHAEGPGGFRSIHYAASCGNVEILKLLQEARCDLKATTAEGLTALHLAAEKGHLRATEWLVACAGLDATRATQAGVSVLDLAQQSAKASVVAYVQDCLQTAAERDKRKEEEKGNKRKKEEKGNERKREEKGNERKKEEKGNERKKEEKGNERKKEEKGNERKKEEKGNKRKKEEKGNKLKKEEKGNERKEEEKGNKRKEEEKGNNRKEEEKGNERKKEEKGNERKKEEKGNKRKEEEKGIKRKKEQKGNKRKEEEKGNKRKKEEKGNGRKKEEKGNKRKEEEKGNERKEEEKGNKRKKEEKGNERKEEEKGNERKKEEKGNKRKEEEKGNERKKEEKGNKRKEEEKGNERKEEEKGNKQNKEEKGNKRKEEEKGNKRKEEEKGNERKKEEKGNERKGEEKGNKRKEEEKGNERKEEEKGNKQNKEEKGNERKEEEKGNERKKEEKGNKRKKEEKGNERKKEEKGNERKEEEKGNERKEEEKGNNRKEEEKGNERKEEEKGNKRKEEEKGNERKEEEKGNKQNKEEKGNKRKKEKGNERKEEEKGNNRKEEEKGNERKEEEKGNKRKEEEKGNKRKEEEKGNERKEEEKGNERKEEEKGNERKEEEKGNKQNKEEKGNERKKEEKRNNRKEEEKGNERKKEEKGNKRKKEEKGNKRKEEEKGNERKKEEKGNKRKKEEKGNKRKEEEKGNKRKEEEKGNERKEEEKGNERKEEEKGNKQNKEEKGNERKKEEKGNERKKEEKGNKRKKEEKGNERKELGTPDLNSQILSMSSKGDVEGVKRLANAGVHLETASSLPAEKGFRAVHYASRGGHVELLKVLQELEVNLRALTDEGDTALHVASGYGNLAAVKWLVEQGGFNGDALLTGKGSALEVARDARDKGIVKYLVHFQLVSALLTGDVKTLEQMAKDGVNLDPAYIYNKGHGFRSVHYAAKGGHLSVLKMLQRKKCKLKATTPEGLTALHIAAENGHLAATKWLIGFAGLDVACVSRAGLTAADLAARAGSADVVAYLQDHDVLKALLDGDTQVVRGALQTGTDVDKLCMEKNIKGFQAVHYAAKGGQVPILEILKESNCNLKGVTNEGLSALHYAVRYDQLDAVKWLVEEGELDVSCTSKKGSSALDFARDKKKQEIAAYLESLIQTKEGIGRRGRGRSKRKKEKVKGVKTQETTSELNSEILLMARMGDAEGVKRLAEEGANMEVKNLRASDRGPLVVELLATALRVASRTSSSTLGCRPLTLLTGLRPLHLCALAGHAAALEALIGCGADVHAGGPQGLSVVHYASRGGHVEVLKVLQELGVDLWALTDAEETALHVAADYGNLAAVKWLVEQGGFESVSLSREEGSALDLARKSCEKAVVQYLMNVQLLNALTSGDLSTVNELIEEGIKIDDENAVGKREGFRIVHHATDSGHKGILKLLKQAECNMEAATEEGQTALHVAARGGKAGAVRWLVERGPGDDGVSAEELARESGKAGAVRWLVEHGRGGDGVSAEELAREGGGRPVAGGVRGFEGGWRGGDEVSAEELARESGGEEVVRYFEGVRAGRMQRQKPLGIKLRRKCHQESTA